The Mastacembelus armatus chromosome 9, fMasArm1.2, whole genome shotgun sequence genome contains a region encoding:
- the cldn26 gene encoding putative claudin-24: MVFLTTKMMQKTALFVIFGGLVTSLITTFLPLWKTMNSDLNEVENWYSGLWHTCLYTEEVGIQCKAYESVLGLPMDLQISRVLMSVSIGTGALAVLAAFPGLEGVEMCVKQPGLKRRLLIISGVLSWMSGLTTLTPVSIVAYTTVVEFWDEGFPDVMPRWEYGEAMFSGWFGGLALVIGGTLFFVAVCMGDYDQRPPSVSNSPQVKHRTQHYLKTEVL, encoded by the coding sequence ATGGTTTTTCTAACAACTAAAATGATGCAAAAGACAGCTCTCTTTGTGATATTCGGGGGTTTGGTCACATCTCTGATCACCACCTTCCTTCCCCTGTGGAAGACAATGAACTCTGACTTGAATGAGGTAGAGAACTGGTACTCTGGTCTGTGGCACACCTGCCTGTATACCGAGGAGGTGGGAATTCAGTGCAAGGCCTACGAATCTGTTCTTGGACTCCCGATGGACCTACAGATCTCCAGGGTGCTCATGTCGGTGTCTATAGGTACCGGAGCTTTGGCTGTGTTGGCTGCCTTCCCAGGTCTGGAGGGTGTTGAGATGTGCGTGAAGCAGCCAGGCCTGAAGAGAAGACTCCTCATAATTAGTGGAGTGCTGTCCTGGATGTCGGGTCTCACCACTCTGACTCCTGTCTCTATTGTGGCCTACACAACTGTGGTGGAATTCTGGGATGAGGGTTTTCCTGATGTGATGCCGCGCTGGGAGTATGGAGAGGCGATGTTCTCCGGATGGTTCGGAGGTTTGGCCCTGGTCATAGGAGGGACCCTTTTCTTTGTAGCTGTGTGCATGGGGGACTACGACCAGCGGCCACCGAGCGTGTCGAACAGCCCACAGGTGAAGCACCGGACACAGCACTACCTAAAGACAGAGGTGTTATAG